A part of Candidatus Bathyarchaeia archaeon genomic DNA contains:
- a CDS encoding TRAM domain-containing protein, protein MGYERRGYGGGGGANRFGPKPVEEGKEYDVDIKEISRRGEGIARVEGLVVFVPNTKPGDHIKIKITRVSNRFASGEVVQ, encoded by the coding sequence ATGGGTTATGAGAGGAGAGGCTATGGCGGTGGTGGCGGTGCGAACAGATTCGGACCTAAACCGGTTGAAGAAGGCAAAGAATACGATGTCGACATCAAGGAGATCAGTCGCCGCGGTGAAGGAATCGCACGCGTCGAAGGTCTTGTTGTCTTCGTACCAAACACCAAACCCGGAGATCACATCAAGATAAAGATCACACGGGTTTCGAACCGCTTTGCTTCAGGCGAAGTCGTCCAATAA
- the cofE gene encoding coenzyme F420-0:L-glutamate ligase, whose translation MPGAVQILPVSGLPLIKPGDDLPQMIVETIRKLGWGIREKDVLVIGQKAVSKAEGRLVNLGDVRPSKTASAIARKTGRKPEFVQIVLNDSKRVVRADKMALIVTTKHGWTCLNAGVDKSNVKGDQNYALLPTNPDASARKIRNRIRRLTGKDVGVIITDTHSRPFRLGQVEETIGIAGLKPHADYRGQRDLFGYQLKFKNVALADEVAGAAELVMGQGREAIPAAIVRGLKRVRFQDRAKSSDLTGPAGEDLFKGTL comes from the coding sequence ATGCCTGGAGCCGTTCAGATACTTCCTGTAAGCGGCCTTCCTCTAATCAAACCGGGAGACGACTTGCCACAGATGATAGTTGAAACCATCCGCAAGCTCGGATGGGGAATACGGGAAAAAGACGTACTTGTCATAGGTCAGAAGGCCGTTTCCAAGGCCGAGGGCAGACTTGTCAACCTTGGAGATGTCCGCCCGTCGAAGACAGCCTCGGCCATTGCTCGGAAAACAGGACGAAAACCCGAGTTTGTCCAGATAGTTCTCAATGACTCCAAGCGAGTTGTTAGAGCTGACAAAATGGCTCTGATAGTGACAACAAAACACGGTTGGACCTGCCTGAACGCTGGTGTTGACAAATCGAACGTGAAAGGCGACCAGAACTACGCTCTACTCCCAACAAACCCGGACGCTTCTGCGAGAAAAATCAGAAACAGAATAAGACGACTTACAGGCAAAGATGTTGGCGTAATAATAACCGATACCCACAGTCGACCATTCAGACTGGGACAGGTCGAGGAAACGATTGGAATTGCGGGCCTCAAGCCTCACGCAGACTATAGAGGTCAGAGAGATCTGTTCGGGTATCAGCTAAAATTCAAGAATGTAGCCCTTGCAGACGAAGTGGCCGGCGCAGCTGAACTTGTCATGGGTCAGGGAAGAGAGGCTATTCCGGCAGCCATTGTTCGGGGATTGAAGAGAGTCCGATTCCAAGACCGGGCAAAGAGTTCTGATCTGACCGGACCCGCTGGAGAAGATCTGTTCAAGGGAACATTGTGA